A section of the Enterococcus montenegrensis genome encodes:
- a CDS encoding 8-oxo-dGTP diphosphatase: protein MKRSFSVQLTCMCMIFNNRNEILIQDRKKPDWPGWTFPGGHVEADESLTTAIIREVKEETGLVITPQLMGVAEWLNKADGSRELAGLFTAKTSFEPTIMGEGKLFWLPENELPTKKLAGTLADLLPIFYGTQTQYFKDNTPEK from the coding sequence ATGAAAAGAAGCTTTTCCGTACAACTAACATGTATGTGTATGATTTTCAATAATCGCAATGAGATTTTAATACAAGACCGTAAGAAACCAGATTGGCCTGGTTGGACATTTCCCGGTGGTCATGTTGAAGCTGACGAATCGCTGACTACTGCTATCATCCGCGAAGTCAAAGAAGAAACCGGCCTTGTCATCACACCGCAGTTAATGGGCGTTGCAGAGTGGCTCAACAAAGCCGATGGCAGTCGCGAATTAGCTGGACTTTTTACCGCTAAGACTTCTTTTGAACCCACCATTATGGGAGAAGGGAAACTTTTTTGGCTGCCAGAAAATGAGCTTCCCACAAAGAAACTTGCAGGTACGCTAGCTGATTTATTGCCTATTTTTTATGGTACACAAACGCAATATTTTAAAGATAATACCCCAGAAAAATAA
- a CDS encoding M23 family metallopeptidase yields the protein MKLKKTILTISLLGSLFFSSTAFASENSDKLATVKEDVTQSETKINDFKSQIEDAQSQIKINEETKTTLTGQLDKEIEKLAGVKEQLTKKEAQQAEVAASFLGSSLDLLNGLQGKEQIEAQVTKLKEEQSSQRIEVAALQGKLAQLEQTNQELATKATKLAQEQANFEKEIATKKATIEKLAAKVKAEEEQAEKVAQTGFASPLVGSLNVSSPFGWRQMPLGGGNEHHDGIDLTGSTGQTVMAARDGVVVEAGFDASCGNHVIIKHDNGYYTYYFHLTTIEVSNGANVSVGQRVGGMGTTGNSTGVHLHFGVATGMWDGFVDPAPLIGA from the coding sequence TTGAAACTCAAAAAAACAATTTTAACAATTTCACTTCTAGGAAGTTTATTCTTTTCTTCAACAGCATTCGCTTCTGAAAACAGCGACAAATTAGCAACAGTAAAAGAAGATGTGACGCAAAGTGAAACAAAAATAAATGATTTTAAATCACAAATAGAAGATGCACAATCTCAAATTAAAATAAACGAAGAAACAAAAACGACACTGACAGGGCAGCTGGATAAAGAAATTGAAAAACTGGCAGGTGTCAAAGAACAGTTAACGAAAAAAGAAGCGCAACAAGCAGAAGTGGCGGCATCGTTTTTAGGCTCTTCCCTTGATTTGTTAAATGGCTTACAAGGAAAAGAACAAATTGAAGCACAAGTAACAAAATTGAAAGAAGAACAAAGTAGTCAACGAATTGAAGTTGCTGCTTTACAAGGAAAATTGGCACAACTAGAGCAGACGAACCAAGAATTAGCGACCAAGGCAACAAAATTAGCACAAGAACAGGCCAATTTTGAAAAAGAGATTGCAACAAAGAAGGCAACAATTGAAAAACTTGCGGCAAAAGTTAAAGCTGAAGAAGAACAAGCTGAAAAAGTAGCGCAAACAGGTTTTGCTTCTCCTCTGGTAGGAAGTCTAAATGTCAGCAGTCCTTTTGGCTGGCGCCAAATGCCTTTAGGTGGAGGGAATGAACATCACGATGGTATTGATTTAACAGGTTCCACTGGTCAAACAGTTATGGCGGCGCGAGATGGTGTTGTTGTAGAAGCAGGCTTTGATGCTAGCTGTGGCAATCACGTAATTATCAAACACGATAATGGCTATTACACCTATTATTTTCATTTAACGACTATTGAAGTAAGTAATGGGGCTAATGTAAGTGTCGGCCAACGAGTTGGCGGCATGGGTACTACGGGTAATTCAACCGGCGTCCATTTACACTTTGGTGTTGCAACAGGTATGTGGGATGGTTTTGTTGATCCTGCGCCATTAATTGGTGCCTAA
- a CDS encoding ROK family protein, translated as MYYGGIEAGGTKFICAVSDEKQNIIAKTSIPTTTPEETLQGTFAFFDQYEISAMGIGSFGPIGINESKDNYGYILATPKPGWSEFDFLGQMKAKYDIPFVWTTDVNAAAYGELKKGAAQDKNSCIYLTVGTGIGGGVVIDGKIFSGINHPEMGHIHVKRHPDDDYEGKCPYHKDCLEGLAAGPSLEARTGIKGQDLPEDHPIWEIQAYYIAQALMSYVLTLAPERIILGGGVMNQDHLLMKIRQSFVEQVAGYVETPPVSEYIVRWGLPNESGITGCLLLAEDAVKTK; from the coding sequence ATGTATTACGGCGGTATTGAAGCAGGCGGGACAAAATTTATTTGTGCGGTCAGCGATGAAAAACAAAATATTATAGCAAAAACGAGCATTCCTACAACTACGCCAGAAGAAACATTACAAGGGACGTTTGCCTTTTTTGATCAGTATGAAATTAGCGCTATGGGAATTGGTTCTTTTGGACCAATCGGTATTAACGAAAGTAAAGATAATTACGGCTATATTTTAGCAACGCCAAAACCTGGCTGGTCTGAATTTGATTTCTTGGGTCAAATGAAAGCAAAATACGATATTCCCTTTGTTTGGACGACCGATGTAAACGCAGCAGCCTATGGGGAGTTAAAAAAAGGGGCGGCCCAAGATAAAAATAGCTGTATTTATTTAACAGTGGGAACAGGAATTGGCGGAGGCGTCGTAATTGACGGCAAAATTTTCTCAGGAATTAATCACCCCGAAATGGGACACATCCATGTAAAACGTCATCCTGATGATGACTATGAAGGAAAATGCCCGTATCACAAAGATTGCTTAGAAGGTTTGGCTGCAGGCCCAAGTCTAGAAGCAAGAACAGGGATTAAAGGACAAGATCTACCAGAAGATCATCCGATTTGGGAAATTCAAGCGTATTATATTGCCCAAGCATTAATGAGCTATGTTCTAACCTTAGCACCAGAACGGATTATTCTAGGTGGGGGCGTAATGAATCAAGATCACTTGTTGATGAAAATTCGCCAAAGTTTTGTGGAGCAAGTAGCGGGATATGTGGAAACACCACCGGTTAGTGAATATATCGTGCGTTGGGGTTTACCAAATGAAAGTGGCATTACGGGCTGTTTATTGTTAGCAGAAGATGCTGTGAAAACGAAATAA
- a CDS encoding PBP1A family penicillin-binding protein, translated as MDAKEIWTKIKGALLSFWQWLKPYLQQFHQWRKRVWKKYHVNKIIILLGLVAVLVTSSYLFYLSKQVDVDRLQSDLKNTTVIYDKDGDTAGKLSSGKGSYVEIDKISPNIINAVVSTEDRNFYHHHGFDIKGIARAAVRAVINRNTSGGGGSTITQQLAKNAYLTLDQTFSRKAKELFLAIEIEKKYTKDQIITMYLNNAYFGNGVWGVQDASKKYFGVNASEVELSEAATLAGMLKGPNIYNPIDHPDLANQRRNVVLGVMVDNGKITKEQEKQVEQTNIADSLYDAYDNEDGGNKYPYFIDAVLDEAEAEYDIDDSDILTKGYKVYTTLDQQQQIQMQNVYDNANNFPENAADGAMPQSGSVSMDPNTGGIRALVGRRGEHTFRGFSFATQMRRSPGSTIKPISVYTPALEAGYKPDSILKDEKLKFYDVKNYDGTYSGEVPMYQSVAWSLNAPAVWLLHEIGIDKGYKKAQEFGLSLSEKDKYWGGVALGGLEKGESPMTMAAAYGVFANGGQLYTPHVITKIVDSKGTVIVDNTKPKGKRVISEETANQMTSMLLGTFSNGTAAQANPGYTMAGKTGTTETNFDSSKANDQWIVGYTPNVVIATWLGFEQSSKEHYLSGTSGDVVGKIFQAEAANILPHVKESGFAVADAYQTKGKVVAADEVNRDQSGDSDWSKTVDDFAEKAKDGLSEIGGKVKEGAKRVFQDIWGKLNGN; from the coding sequence ATGGACGCAAAAGAAATTTGGACAAAAATCAAAGGGGCGTTATTGTCTTTTTGGCAATGGCTTAAGCCTTATTTACAGCAATTTCATCAATGGCGCAAACGGGTATGGAAGAAATATCACGTGAATAAAATTATCATCTTATTAGGTTTGGTGGCGGTATTGGTTACCAGCAGTTATTTATTTTACTTATCCAAACAAGTAGATGTTGATCGCCTACAATCGGATTTAAAGAATACAACGGTCATTTACGATAAAGATGGGGATACTGCTGGAAAATTGAGTTCTGGCAAGGGCTCTTATGTCGAAATCGATAAAATTTCTCCCAATATTATTAATGCGGTGGTTTCAACAGAAGACCGTAATTTTTATCACCACCACGGTTTTGATATTAAAGGGATTGCCCGGGCTGCAGTTAGAGCCGTGATTAATCGTAATACTTCAGGTGGTGGCGGGAGCACGATTACCCAACAGTTAGCTAAAAATGCGTATCTAACGTTGGATCAAACCTTTAGTCGAAAAGCAAAAGAGCTATTTTTAGCGATTGAGATTGAAAAGAAATATACCAAAGATCAAATTATAACCATGTATTTAAACAATGCTTATTTTGGTAATGGTGTCTGGGGTGTACAGGATGCTTCTAAAAAATACTTTGGGGTAAATGCAAGTGAAGTTGAGTTAAGCGAAGCGGCAACACTAGCAGGAATGTTAAAAGGTCCCAATATTTATAATCCAATTGACCACCCCGATTTAGCTAATCAGCGCCGCAACGTTGTTTTAGGTGTGATGGTGGATAATGGTAAGATTACCAAAGAACAAGAAAAACAAGTCGAACAAACCAACATTGCCGATTCTTTATATGATGCGTATGATAACGAAGATGGTGGCAATAAATATCCTTACTTTATCGACGCTGTTTTAGATGAAGCGGAAGCCGAGTATGATATTGATGATTCTGATATTTTAACCAAAGGCTATAAAGTTTATACAACATTAGACCAACAACAACAAATTCAAATGCAAAATGTGTATGACAATGCCAATAATTTCCCAGAAAATGCCGCCGATGGTGCGATGCCCCAATCTGGATCAGTTTCAATGGATCCAAATACGGGTGGCATTCGTGCATTAGTTGGGCGTCGTGGCGAGCATACTTTCCGCGGCTTTAGTTTTGCCACGCAAATGAGACGTTCACCAGGTTCGACGATTAAGCCGATCAGTGTTTACACACCGGCGCTAGAAGCGGGATATAAACCAGATAGTATCTTAAAAGATGAGAAATTAAAGTTCTACGATGTAAAAAATTATGACGGCACGTATTCTGGCGAAGTACCGATGTATCAATCTGTTGCTTGGAGTTTAAATGCACCTGCAGTCTGGTTGCTCCACGAAATCGGGATTGATAAAGGCTATAAAAAGGCACAAGAATTTGGTCTTTCTTTATCAGAAAAAGACAAGTACTGGGGCGGAGTGGCCTTAGGTGGATTAGAAAAAGGCGAATCGCCAATGACAATGGCCGCAGCTTATGGTGTTTTTGCAAATGGTGGGCAGCTTTACACACCACATGTCATCACGAAGATTGTTGATTCCAAGGGGACAGTTATCGTTGATAACACGAAGCCAAAAGGTAAACGTGTTATCTCTGAAGAGACAGCCAATCAGATGACCAGTATGTTATTGGGCACATTTTCTAATGGGACCGCAGCACAAGCCAATCCGGGTTACACAATGGCCGGTAAAACGGGAACAACAGAAACCAACTTTGACTCAAGTAAAGCCAATGACCAATGGATTGTAGGGTATACGCCCAATGTTGTAATTGCTACATGGTTGGGATTTGAACAAAGCAGTAAGGAACATTACTTATCAGGAACCAGCGGCGATGTTGTCGGTAAGATTTTTCAAGCCGAAGCCGCCAATATCTTACCTCACGTTAAAGAATCTGGTTTTGCCGTAGCAGATGCCTATCAAACAAAAGGCAAAGTTGTGGCAGCCGATGAGGTAAATCGCGATCAAAGTGGTGATAGCGATTGGAGCAAGACCGTGGATGACTTCGCAGAAAAAGCCAAAGATGGCTTGAGCGAAATTGGCGGGAAGGTAAAAGAAGGTGCAAAACGTGTCTTTCAAGATATTTGGGGCAAACTAAATGGCAACTAA
- a CDS encoding ATP-binding cassette domain-containing protein → MSLVIKEVSKTYKDKKALQQINWNIQSEKIYGLLGRNGAGKSTLLNIIANRSFASNGTITLNGLLLVDNEAALNQIYLMSEDNLYPGNLKVKKCFQLTADFYGDFDWALAEEMIAGFGLEQKSSLRKLSTGYRSIAKLIMALCVPADYIFLDEPVLGLDANHRDLFYHYLLTAYAKRPRTFVISTHLIEEVANLLEEVIVIDEGKVLREATTEAIQAAGKVITGPKEVVAQVVSDLKVIGEDELGGMLSVYIEGAAPKDIPQGVSVAPLNLQAYFVQLTKKGVA, encoded by the coding sequence ATGAGTTTGGTTATTAAAGAAGTTAGCAAAACGTATAAAGATAAAAAAGCGCTGCAACAGATTAATTGGAATATTCAATCCGAAAAAATATATGGTTTACTTGGGCGTAATGGTGCGGGGAAGAGTACGCTGTTAAATATTATCGCTAACCGTAGTTTTGCCAGTAATGGAACAATCACGTTAAATGGCCTCCTTCTTGTAGATAACGAAGCAGCTTTAAATCAAATTTATTTAATGTCAGAAGATAACTTATATCCCGGAAACTTAAAAGTAAAAAAATGCTTTCAATTAACTGCTGACTTTTATGGGGATTTTGATTGGGCTTTGGCAGAAGAAATGATAGCTGGATTTGGCTTGGAACAAAAAAGTAGCCTGCGAAAATTATCGACGGGTTATCGCAGCATTGCCAAATTAATTATGGCGCTTTGTGTGCCAGCAGATTACATCTTTTTAGATGAACCAGTCTTGGGCCTAGACGCAAACCATCGTGATTTATTTTATCATTATTTATTAACAGCTTATGCTAAGCGTCCCCGTACATTTGTTATTTCTACTCATTTAATTGAAGAAGTCGCAAATTTGTTAGAAGAGGTCATTGTTATCGATGAAGGAAAAGTACTAAGAGAAGCAACAACAGAAGCTATTCAAGCTGCAGGTAAAGTAATCACAGGGCCAAAAGAAGTCGTGGCACAGGTGGTAAGTGATCTGAAGGTTATTGGTGAAGATGAGCTAGGTGGGATGCTTAGTGTTTATATTGAAGGTGCGGCACCAAAAGATATTCCACAAGGGGTATCCGTTGCTCCCCTTAATTTACAAGCATATTTTGTCCAATTAACAAAAAAGGGTGTGGCGTAA
- a CDS encoding GntR family transcriptional regulator: protein MEFDYSGTTPLFQQIAEQIEEGILNGSFKEGEQIPSTTEISKSFAINPATVLKGMNLLVERGLIEKKRGIGMFVLVGAQQKVREYRRELFLTNEVLQIVTEAKKLGITVEQLKDLIERGYES, encoded by the coding sequence ATGGAATTTGACTATTCCGGTACAACGCCCTTGTTTCAACAAATTGCGGAACAGATTGAAGAAGGAATTTTAAACGGCTCCTTTAAAGAAGGTGAACAAATTCCCTCTACAACAGAAATATCAAAAAGTTTCGCTATTAATCCTGCGACCGTTTTAAAAGGGATGAATTTGTTAGTTGAACGGGGTTTGATTGAAAAGAAAAGAGGAATTGGCATGTTTGTTTTAGTAGGTGCACAACAAAAAGTTAGAGAGTATCGGCGGGAACTTTTTTTAACGAATGAAGTATTACAAATTGTTACAGAAGCAAAGAAATTAGGTATTACAGTAGAGCAGCTGAAAGACCTAATTGAAAGAGGGTATGAATCATGA
- a CDS encoding GyrI-like domain-containing protein, producing the protein MKVDWSKQEKSLYFAKKPTLVTIPSQQFITLSGEGNPNDALFAEKIGALFPIAYKIKMAIKKGALKTAIDYRIYPLEGVWTTTDGSQGNNLNKDALKYKIMLRQPELVTKTFFNEIKADLVAKNSNPYFSDVKWEVYEEGSALQMVHVGPFDTEINTFNQMETFMAENDLAKTVLMEDYWHREIYLKDFRRTQPEKLQTLLRYKIRN; encoded by the coding sequence ATGAAAGTTGATTGGAGCAAGCAAGAAAAATCACTGTACTTTGCCAAAAAGCCAACGTTAGTCACTATCCCCTCACAACAATTCATTACGTTAAGCGGAGAAGGCAATCCCAACGACGCCTTATTTGCTGAAAAAATTGGCGCTCTTTTTCCCATTGCCTACAAAATTAAAATGGCAATAAAAAAAGGAGCGCTAAAAACGGCAATCGACTATCGCATTTATCCTTTAGAAGGTGTCTGGACAACTACGGATGGCTCACAAGGAAATAATTTGAATAAGGATGCTTTGAAATACAAAATTATGCTGCGTCAGCCAGAGCTCGTAACCAAAACGTTTTTCAATGAAATAAAAGCAGATCTAGTGGCAAAAAATAGTAATCCTTATTTTAGTGATGTGAAATGGGAAGTCTACGAGGAAGGTTCCGCCTTACAAATGGTCCATGTTGGTCCTTTTGATACCGAAATTAACACCTTCAATCAAATGGAGACTTTTATGGCTGAAAATGATTTGGCCAAAACTGTTCTGATGGAAGATTATTGGCATCGAGAAATCTATTTAAAAGATTTTCGCCGTACTCAACCGGAAAAACTGCAAACATTGTTGCGTTACAAAATTAGAAATTAA
- a CDS encoding metallophosphoesterase family protein, with protein sequence MRFIHVADLHFDRTFEGLTKELPADFSKKLNQANEKTLKNIVTTAIEQNVDFVIFAGDTFHQMNPSLKNQQLLMQQFEKLAQAEIPVYLIFGNHDYYEENRYWFAFPDNVVLFETETVKTITATTKNGEKYALSGFSYRQQYLTKKMAQEFPLRNLEVDYHIGIYHGDVQDANFAPFSVSELKSKNYDYWALGHIHQPTQLSAEMIYPGTPQGHTKKELDLGNVLLLELTGSNINVSKRPVAALRWQKRTISLASCENNATVLNYLSKQLAPVSAKTALLLELVLTDSEHLQNFAEMITNGQLQDLLNQQWPAQIFVHTLKLQETKHKISLPASDLLKTQLLQEFSHGEIFKEVLTELTINKNTTLLLEDPEFRQEVLKQVAAELNEQFEWGQD encoded by the coding sequence ATGCGCTTTATCCATGTCGCTGATTTACATTTTGATCGCACTTTTGAAGGCTTAACAAAAGAGCTGCCTGCAGATTTTTCAAAAAAGTTAAATCAAGCCAACGAAAAAACACTGAAAAATATCGTCACCACAGCGATTGAGCAAAATGTCGACTTCGTCATTTTTGCTGGCGATACTTTTCACCAAATGAATCCTTCTTTGAAAAATCAGCAGTTGTTGATGCAACAATTTGAAAAGTTAGCACAAGCAGAGATTCCAGTATATTTGATTTTTGGTAATCATGATTATTATGAAGAAAATCGCTACTGGTTTGCTTTTCCAGATAATGTTGTCTTATTTGAAACAGAAACAGTCAAAACTATTACTGCTACTACCAAAAATGGTGAAAAATATGCGTTATCTGGTTTTAGCTACCGTCAGCAATATTTGACAAAAAAAATGGCCCAAGAATTTCCGCTACGGAATTTAGAAGTAGACTATCACATTGGAATTTATCACGGAGATGTTCAGGATGCTAATTTTGCGCCCTTTAGTGTGAGTGAGTTGAAGAGTAAAAATTATGATTATTGGGCCTTGGGGCATATCCATCAACCAACACAATTAAGTGCTGAAATGATTTATCCAGGTACTCCCCAAGGACATACAAAAAAAGAACTTGATTTAGGCAATGTTCTTTTGCTGGAGTTAACTGGAAGTAACATTAACGTAAGTAAACGACCAGTAGCTGCATTACGGTGGCAAAAAAGAACAATTTCATTAGCCAGTTGTGAAAATAATGCGACCGTTTTAAATTATTTGAGCAAACAATTGGCACCAGTATCAGCCAAAACAGCGTTATTGTTAGAATTAGTCCTGACTGACAGTGAACATTTACAAAATTTCGCTGAAATGATTACAAATGGGCAATTACAAGACTTATTAAATCAACAATGGCCGGCACAAATTTTTGTCCATACTTTAAAATTACAAGAAACAAAACATAAGATTTCACTACCAGCTAGTGATTTATTAAAAACACAATTACTGCAAGAGTTTAGTCATGGTGAGATTTTTAAAGAAGTATTAACCGAACTTACTATAAATAAAAATACCACTTTACTGCTGGAAGATCCTGAATTTCGCCAAGAAGTTTTAAAACAAGTAGCCGCCGAATTAAACGAGCAATTTGAATGGGGGCAAGATTGA
- a CDS encoding RluA family pseudouridine synthase has protein sequence MEYAITLPVNQKEMTIRELLEKEWLVPRKVRHFLRVRKNVRKNGAPVMFHEHCQAGDTITLTIEEDDYTYQEVALGDKNKIVVLYEDEHLIVVNKAYGVKTHPNQAQETDTLLNDLAAYLAPKKQRPYVVHRLDKETSGAILFAKNPLVLPILGRLLEQKNIYRQYQAVVSGHLAHAVTITKKIGRDRHDRRKRIIDERNGQTAITHVTVHHAGRKSQVYCQLETGRTHQIRVHLKSIGHPIVGDPLYGTQKAPRLMLHASQMHLEHPFSKEKIVVTATPGLWE, from the coding sequence ATGGAATATGCAATAACACTACCGGTAAATCAAAAAGAGATGACCATTCGTGAGCTATTGGAAAAAGAATGGCTGGTTCCTAGAAAGGTACGCCATTTTTTGCGAGTGCGCAAAAATGTTCGTAAAAACGGTGCGCCGGTAATGTTCCATGAACACTGCCAAGCCGGCGATACCATTACCCTAACGATTGAAGAAGACGATTATACCTATCAAGAGGTTGCATTGGGGGATAAAAATAAGATTGTGGTTTTATACGAAGATGAACACTTGATTGTAGTGAATAAAGCTTATGGCGTTAAAACACATCCCAATCAGGCGCAAGAAACAGATACACTCTTAAATGATCTTGCAGCCTACTTAGCACCTAAAAAGCAACGTCCTTATGTTGTCCATCGCTTGGACAAAGAAACTAGCGGTGCAATTTTATTTGCTAAAAATCCTTTAGTATTACCAATTTTAGGTCGCCTATTGGAACAAAAAAATATTTATCGCCAGTATCAGGCCGTCGTTAGTGGCCATTTGGCCCACGCTGTAACCATTACAAAAAAAATCGGACGCGATCGTCATGATCGGCGCAAACGAATTATCGATGAAAGAAACGGGCAAACTGCCATTACCCACGTGACAGTTCACCACGCAGGCAGAAAAAGCCAAGTCTATTGTCAATTAGAAACCGGGCGCACCCATCAAATTCGGGTCCATTTAAAAAGCATCGGTCACCCTATTGTTGGTGACCCTCTGTATGGTACCCAAAAAGCCCCTCGCCTAATGCTACATGCCAGTCAAATGCATCTAGAACATCCTTTTTCGAAAGAAAAAATAGTTGTCACCGCCACCCCCGGCCTATGGGAATAA
- a CDS encoding pseudouridine synthase codes for MRLDKFLADMQLGSRKEVKSYIKKGLVQVNQVTVKQDKFQVQPETDEIFFDGEKIGYQQFFYYMLNKPAGVISATRDTQHKTVMDFLQKPDFRPDLFPVGRLDKDTEGFVLLSNDGNLAHRLLAPKKHVEKEYFAKVEGIVSQADVTAFAKGLLLDKGELALPGELTILKVDEENETSEISLIIHEGKFHQVKRMVQAVGKKVVYLRRDRIGSVRLDKALSLGEYRPLTDEELAVLSKS; via the coding sequence ATGCGTTTAGATAAATTTTTGGCAGATATGCAGTTAGGCAGCCGCAAAGAAGTGAAAAGCTACATAAAAAAAGGCTTAGTGCAGGTTAACCAAGTAACCGTAAAACAAGACAAATTTCAAGTGCAACCTGAGACAGACGAAATTTTTTTTGACGGTGAAAAAATTGGGTATCAACAATTTTTCTATTATATGTTAAATAAACCAGCCGGGGTTATTTCTGCTACAAGAGATACGCAACATAAAACGGTCATGGATTTTTTGCAAAAGCCGGATTTTAGACCGGATTTATTTCCAGTTGGGCGTCTGGATAAAGATACAGAGGGATTTGTTTTATTAAGCAATGACGGCAATTTGGCTCACCGTCTCCTCGCACCTAAAAAGCATGTGGAAAAAGAATATTTTGCTAAAGTTGAAGGTATCGTAAGTCAAGCAGATGTGACAGCTTTTGCCAAAGGCTTATTGTTAGACAAAGGAGAGTTGGCTTTACCAGGAGAACTGACGATTTTAAAAGTAGATGAAGAAAACGAGACTTCAGAAATCTCTCTAATTATTCACGAAGGAAAGTTTCATCAAGTAAAAAGAATGGTCCAAGCAGTTGGTAAAAAAGTTGTGTATTTAAGACGAGATCGTATCGGCAGTGTTCGTTTGGATAAAGCTTTGTCCTTGGGAGAATATCGACCGTTGACGGATGAAGAGTTAGCGGTCTTAAGTAAAAGTTAA
- a CDS encoding YlbF family regulator has protein sequence MANIYDTANQLEREIRESEQFGDLKASFDRLKENQEAHALFQEFQQLQQGLHEKMMSGEEISEDDAKKAQELAEKVQKEDLINELMQKEQAFSAVVNDLNRIIMGPVHELYN, from the coding sequence ATGGCGAACATTTATGACACAGCAAATCAATTGGAACGAGAAATTCGCGAATCAGAACAATTTGGCGACTTAAAAGCATCTTTTGACCGCTTGAAAGAAAACCAAGAAGCTCATGCGTTATTCCAAGAATTTCAACAGTTACAACAAGGCTTGCATGAAAAAATGATGTCTGGTGAAGAAATTTCAGAAGACGATGCTAAAAAAGCGCAAGAATTAGCTGAAAAAGTACAAAAAGAAGATTTAATTAACGAATTAATGCAAAAAGAACAAGCTTTTAGTGCCGTAGTTAATGACTTAAACCGCATTATCATGGGCCCTGTTCATGAATTATATAACTAA
- a CDS encoding GntR family transcriptional regulator, whose translation MTQPLYQKIKTDLKNQIISGQRLSGSKLPTEKELSDSYHVSRITAKRALTDLEQDGFITRVQGSGSFVKEFIPKNAPRRILLVLPLEESTELSIAPLSEGVMTILQAEKIDVLLTNFDFLTHRNTRDITSEFDGLIYYARNEEAHLDLLVALALQNFPVIILDKKIHDLPFPAVTADNEVGGYLATKHLQQLGHKKIAYYFGAKNHPQSTRQRYFGYLRALSEEKQTFHSHLEDTYLSGESLSDYLRQNNVTALVCENDLFALRAIQQLRQQNWQIPAELSVTGFDDTPAARFFDPALTTILQDFKKIGNTAAKLLLSWLQDGKQPKDRKISVKLIQRNSTTALIGGNYES comes from the coding sequence GTGACGCAACCGTTATATCAAAAAATAAAAACAGACTTAAAAAATCAAATTATTAGTGGCCAGCGCCTTTCTGGTAGTAAATTACCTACTGAAAAAGAGCTTTCAGATAGTTATCACGTCAGTCGGATTACAGCAAAACGCGCCTTAACTGACTTGGAACAAGACGGTTTCATTACCCGCGTTCAAGGCAGCGGCAGTTTTGTCAAAGAATTTATCCCTAAAAATGCTCCCCGCAGAATTTTATTGGTTTTACCTTTAGAAGAAAGCACAGAGCTCTCCATTGCACCCTTGAGTGAAGGTGTGATGACTATTTTACAGGCAGAAAAAATCGATGTTCTGCTGACCAATTTCGATTTTTTAACACATCGCAACACACGTGATATTACAAGCGAGTTTGATGGTTTAATTTACTATGCGCGTAATGAAGAGGCTCATCTGGATCTACTCGTTGCGCTAGCTTTGCAAAATTTTCCTGTCATTATTTTAGATAAAAAAATACACGACTTACCTTTTCCTGCTGTTACTGCTGATAATGAAGTGGGGGGCTATCTAGCAACTAAGCATTTGCAACAATTAGGACATAAAAAAATCGCGTATTACTTTGGTGCGAAAAACCATCCTCAATCAACACGACAACGTTACTTTGGTTATTTGCGGGCATTATCAGAAGAGAAACAGACTTTTCATAGTCATTTAGAGGATACTTACCTAAGCGGGGAATCTTTAAGTGATTACTTACGCCAAAATAATGTGACAGCTCTCGTGTGTGAAAATGATCTTTTTGCCTTAAGAGCGATACAACAATTGCGCCAGCAAAATTGGCAAATTCCCGCTGAACTTTCTGTCACAGGCTTTGATGATACTCCTGCTGCCCGTTTTTTTGATCCAGCATTAACGACTATTTTGCAAGATTTTAAGAAAATTGGAAACACTGCGGCTAAATTGTTATTAAGCTGGTTGCAAGATGGCAAACAACCAAAGGACAGGAAGATTTCTGTAAAATTAATTCAGCGAAATTCAACAACAGCGCTAATAGGAGGAAATTATGAAAGTTGA